The DNA window AGAAGGGACCACTGCATTCTGGATTTTGAATCATATATAAACAAATCAGTTGTATCTCTCAGAAGCCCTCTCCTGCCCTTCCTCCGGAGGATTTTTCTAATCTTGGTGACTTGCTGGATTCAATCTCTTAGAATCTACTCGGTGCATATAATATGTGGTTTTCTgtaccctttttcttttccttgattaGGGAACAAACTTGTCTTCACATACACCATAGCTGCTGTATGATCCCAGACCATGACAACCAGAGCTGATTTTGCCAATATGAACTGGGAGTTTAGAGttggattaaaaagaaaacgaaaagaaaCCCAAACGCATTATGGGCATTCAAAGGTTTTTTGGAAACCCTTTCACTCGAGACCTGGGGGTGATGAAGCTTCGAGAGCTTATATTGAATTCAGAGAGAAATGTTCTTGAAGGTAAGTCCATTAAACTGCAATTGCTGAACAATGGCAATACAAGAACATCAATTCgtaaaagatatatatagcCATAACAAACATGGTCACAATATCTTAACTTGGTCATATTGAAGCTTCAATCACGAAGTGTCACAATCTGGTTTTTACTAAGGTGAGAGTAGATTCATTCTCTTAGTCCTGCCCTTCTCTGCTGCTTGAAGGAAGTGTGATGCACCCAACAATCCAAGCaacaaatttcatcaattatatTGCCATATCAAGATGAGGAGAACGCATCATCAGGGTCCAGCCACTTTCGTTGGTCTGCTAACACCATGTTTTCTTGGTCTAAGCTGCCTGTAAATGTAGCCAGAGCTTGGATAGCGTTTTTTACCTTGTTTGACCTCTTATGGTGGCGGAGACGTTTCAGGATAACATCTTTGTCCATGGAATGAACAGATGGTTTTAAATGGAGCTGGCTGCTGACAGGACAAGTGAGTGCTTGTTTGTCTTCAACTTCGGGGTGGTTTTGGTTCGATTTCTCGGTTTCTGATATGGATTGCCGAGCTTTAGAGATCATGAAAGCCATTGTTTATGGAGATGGAAAGAGCTGGAGAATGggaattgtatatatataacgtGTGAGTGTGAGGTTTCAGTGGGAGCTTCCTTCTGTTTTGTTTAGCGGTTTGGTTTATAGCACAAATCAGTGGGTTTTGCATTTTTGGTGGTAGTTGGGGTAACTAACATCGCCTTGAATGACGTCATACATATACTAGATTATAGCTCGTGggctaatatttaatttatcgaTGCATATAAATATGTTTACAAATTAGAGTTACGCCatgtttcttttctaaaaaatagttttagagaaattgttctcttaatttttttttttgtgtttgtttactattagaaaagttgatcaataaaaaatacattccagtcaaaggaaaatttgatttagtttccaggaaagtgttttcctgaaaaatttgaacggaaaacacttttcgaaagttgtaaaaaatttagaaatgtgatcaaattattatttgctgattatatcaaatttgatcctcaaacttttaattgttatatatattttgttttgaatatttatttttcaatttcatctcttaaaatttaatttttatattaactttgttcctcatttttataattgttattcacttttctgttatcatttttttattgaaattttttatctatcaaatttgatccttattttttttattgttacttattttatttgaaataatttatgaaatgttaattattattattttaatttcttcatcttttattttttatattttttaaatttcatctctattattttgattattatttattttatttgaaataatttatgaaatattattttttttcaatttcattctcattcaactttttaatttgtaagatttgttccttattattttaataaacttgaaaaaaataaaacattaataagttatttttcaattcattttccatgacataaccaaacactggaaagtattttccaacttatttttcattacactactaaacatcagaaaataattcacttttctgaaatttactttttcaaaattcattttcaccaaaaaaaaattactttaaacaAACGCCCTTAATCTTTTATGCATAGAATGTAGTTGTTAGGAGCAACAGTGACAATAGCCAGAGTCACAGAGAGAGTGTTCAATAAGAAGCAAATATGAGATAatagaaaatctaaaattaaaatgaagaatttgtttgattttttcgttttaaaagtatttttaaaaaaaattaatttttttattttaaattaataattttttagtgtttaatcattttaatatagtaatatcaaaataaattttaaaaataaaaaaatattatttgaatatattttaaataaaaaaaaacattaaaaaaaaatatttacttgaaaTATAACCAAGCCAAAAAGCGGAGAGAAAGGCTGAGAGAAGTCGTGTTTACTCTTCACTgactttcaaaaaataatccacAGAATATTTCGTCATCCGCATGAATGTGACGTCATCACAATGCCAGCGGAGATATATgcatcttattattatttttggcgTTGAAAATCTGAAATCTTCAACCTCTGTCTAGAGTAGAAAAGGAATCATCTTCTTACTCAAGGCCATGGTTCTTCTTAGACCGTACCTCGCTTCAATTTGATCAACTCAGCTTTTCAAACATCAATGGATTCTTCCTGAGCTTTAATTTGAgggtttttaaatgttttcaaaaaatttggtttttaacAAAAGTAATTTTGAGCTATATCACGCTAAATTACTATACACacatcatttatatatataaaaaaaataccgaaACAAATTAAGAGGGTGTTTGGCTTTAAGGtgtgatggttttttttctaaggtACAATACATTTTAAGCACAAACCACACTTAATCGCATCtccaaaaactataaaaacatgctttttactaaaaaaaaatacaagctaCCTCTCCTCCAAACACTCTCTAAATAATACTACGAAACCACGATTTCAATCATAGAAATCAATTGTATGTGTCGCTAGAAGACAATGAAGCGGCTGATATGTTGACTCATGCAAGATAACCAAGCACTTTAAGTTAAGATGAAATTATAACCTAGCTATTTAATCCAAGAATAAGAAATTTGAATGGTAAAAGTAATGCAggaattctattattattttgaacatgaaaatagaaaaagacaGGCTTGCTTTTCATTATGAATGTTGCAGAGATTGCTCAAAGGCCTACCTATCCCTCATCAAAACCAAAAGGAGTTGATTGGGAGAAGCTTGAAGCTGAAGTGAAGAAGGAGGTAATATTTGTTGATTCTGTGCTCATGTTCTGTGTTCATTCCATAACTGAAGCATGAGATATCTTTTGTGGATTTCAGGAGAAAGAGGAGAAGCTAGATGGGGATATGCAGCTTTGAACAAATTTTTCCGAGAAATTTACCAAGATGCTGATGAAGACGCAAGAAGATCCATGAAAAAGTCTTTTGTAAGGCCTTTGAATGAAATTATGTTATACATATATTTATGGGGTGAAGGAACTGCTTtctgttgtatttttttatttttttattttgttaattgtgGGTGTCTGAAAaggtcaaaaaaaaataatctaaaaaaacactttccggcaACACAAACAAGGCCTAAAAGAAAACCCTCTTTCATTGTAGCAATTAACCGTGGAAATGACAAAtctctgatttttttcactGTAGTGGTCACTTTGGCGCAATGATAAAtctgtaattttattcaattttttttgttaaattttttctttatactttgcctatttatttatgataattctttttatttttatcttcattcattattttatagtttttatttttattttttgcaactctcttttatttttgcaaacaaaaaaattaatttttttctttccaccaGGCCTATTTATCactattctttttgtttttattttcattctttcattcatttgattttttttctatttgtttctttaaatttgatctaTTTATCACTTTATACTTGGATTATTTattaccatttgtttttttttcttatcttcatttgctcatttttttctttacacttgacctatttattactttatattttgattatttattacaattctttttatttttatctttaatatgttgaaataaCATtgtggagattttttttaaaaaacaaaattatcttcCTCTACCACGTTTCAAAAGAAGCCACTCAGCCTACagtcaaatatattatttcttctcatatatatatataaactaaattaaaaaggattaccttgttttttaaaaaaatatcattattataaatCATCATACGAATTCACTTTATTAGTTGACACTCTTGAAATTTTGTTGtgcaatttttatctttatattttgaaaatgacattgTTGCAATTTTATAGGATTTGAGAATTTGTGAATTCTCGAGAAACATCTTTATTTATAATAGAGATGTCAATATtaagaatttttaatattttttttggacacCTAATTTTTTTCTAGCACTCTCCTAGCAACATCTagaaaaagtttaaataaatcaattctcTATCCTTCTCTTTCATTATTATTCTCTCATCTACCTAATTTTCTTCTCTACAACCCTCTCAAACAATCATTGACATCTTTTAAAGTACCCAAAAATTATAGATTAAATTATGAACATTGTGGAGGGGATTGGTTAGAATTGAGCTAGATTAGAAGAGGTTCCTCCATGCTTAACtatatcaaacaaaaagaattctAGAAAGAGAAAGAATTCCTCTTGTCTTTCTCTCTTCCAAGTTCTGAATTGATTGTCGGAATTTGATGGATGATTTTAGGAGAGGTGGGTTCAATTAATGGGaactaaaaattgaaaaaaactaagttaatttttcaaaaagaaagtcTGGGATGAGATCTTCATGCGACATGACTCAAAGGTTGTTGTAATTATCTTCTCCACAAAAAGGCAACACTTTGAGTGTTTTTGCCTCATAAGTGCTTCTTGAACTCCTCTCAATTGCTTTGTGGTTTTGCAAGATTCTCTTTTCTCACCATTAGTATATGTCATGTCCCATATACTAACCATATTCTTGAACTCCTCTCAATTGCTCCAAGACATGCTAACCATCTTTAAAATACGATAGTTATAAagatttatttctcatgtaattttaactttgaaatttataattgctaatataatagctactgaaggcttacattattattaatttcaggatTCGTagaaattagtcgagatatatACAAGTTggtccggacatccacgttaataaaaaaaaattgataagacAATGTGgactaggaaaagaaaaatatatattataataaaattaaaatagaatttagAAATCAGGCATGCAGCAACTAACGATTGACTATGGGAGAATAGGAGTACTTCCCATAGTTGATTAGTATTCTATTGATATTTTTGacatacaatttaatttaaataaatcgcACACCCAATTCGAATGGAATTGTGATTTCCAACTCCAGCACAAATAAAACTCAaagtattcaaattaaatattttatttttaattttcaaaactacaagagattacaaaataataaaaaagaaaggtatctaatacatttataataaaattaagatattaaaaGGAACTTGCTCTCAAATGGCCTAAATGTATGGGCCGAGTCTATGTCTTTTCTAAACAGTCAGACCCAGCCCATATAacttagctagctagctagggttttATTACTTCCAATGCTCTCTCAACAAATATAAATCCACACTCCATAGCCGCTTTCTTCTCATCGCCAGGTTCCTTCATCTTTGTTCTCTGGTGGGTTTTCTCTCGCTTCAACATCTTAGATTTGACTTCTACCAGTGGAGGTTTAATGTATTTGCTGTTGTATTTGCAGGGAAAAACTCTGAAGAGAGTTCCTTTAAGAGGTTTCCAACATGAGGTATGGCTCAAGATCTCTagttctttcctttttaatttttttccccgcAAGGgctcttgattttttcatgttgcGGCAGTTAGTTCATTatcattgttttgttttcatggatTGCGAGGAAATGTGATGTTGGGTTATGGGTTCTtggtttttgaatcattttagtATAATTTGAAAGGTTTGTTTGTTCATCTACATGTTAAAAAATGGGAAATTTGTCTGGTTTGTTTTTGATAATTGCTTTGGATTTAtacaataaattgaatttttgataatgttctgatttagcTTGGTCCTGATTGCTTTTACTTGACTGATTTCTTGGATATGAAGTCTAAactagacaaaaaataaaaattcatcaaagCTACTGTAGAAGTTGGTTGAGGATTTTTGGTTATTTACAATGAATACTATTAGTTTAAACAAGTTAGGAGCTATAGAAGTCAAGTTCGTGATGTCAGATATTAAGAGAATTTAAATTAGTGAAGTTGCTTTTGAACTCGTTGTGTTCTTTTTTACCTTAAGATGATTCTTAAGCAAGTGTCAggaattttgtgatttttaaggTAAAGAAGTAAACCCATTAGCCTAAAGCACTCTGAAACATCCTAGGTTGAGCTAAGGAGTGACTGGTGGAACACATTATGATATGAATGTTTTATGCTTTGTCTACTGCAGTAAGCTTTCAGGGGATACAATTCGTGAAGCGGTTACTACTATCAAAACTGGTGTGAATGAGAAGCCTCGCAAGTTTGTTCAGACCATTGAGCTACAGATTGGATTGAAAAATTATGACCCCCAGAAGGACAAGAGGTTCAGTGGCTCTGTTAAGTTGCCTCACATTCCCCGTCCCAAAATGAAGGTCTGCATGCTTGGAGATGCACAACATGTGGAGGAGGTAATTATTCATTCCATTCATCAATATACATAGATTAAAAGAAGTTTCTGAATAATTTGTGATGTTGCTGTTTGGTGTCTATAAAATGTACTTAAGTAGCATATTTATCTTGCCggttttcaaatcttttttggCAATGGTTTGGAAGCAGTTGCTATATTATGAAAATAGCATTGCTGCAAGTTATAGAGAGAGTGGATTGCTGTTGTCCTTTTGGGATGAGGTTGTCAGATGATTGTAGCTGTATGGTTGTCTGCGATTTATTAGCCTGAATATTTTCACTTATTATGGGATTTTTAATAGTATTAACTTCTTGGCAGGCAACATCTATAGGCTTGCAATGGATGGACGTTGAAGCATTGAAGAAGCTAAACAAGAATAAGAAATTGGTCAAAAAGCTTTCCAAGCAGTACCATGCCTTTTTGGCATCGGAGTCTGTCATCAAGCAGATTCCTCGTCTTTTAGGCCCTGGTCTCAACAAGGCAGGCAAGTTTATGATGAGAGCTCCATGTCTCTGTATTTCTTTACAAACTGTCTTCATGTAGAATGGTTGACCTGGCTTTTCGATATGGTAGTTTCTCATACTTTCTGCCAATTTATATGTGAATGCAGGAAAGTTTCCCACCCTCGTGAATCACCAAGAGTCATTGGAGTCTAAAGTTAATGAGATCAAGGCAACAGTGAAGTTCCAATTGAAGAAAGTCCTTTGCATGGGGGTTGCTGTTGGTAACTGCGACATGGAGGATAAGCAGATTTTCCAGAATGTTCAAATGTCCGTGAACTTCCTTGTTTCTTTGTTGAAGAAAAATTGGCAAAATGTGAGTTCTGATCTCTTTAAACTTTGTTGAAACTTTCTGGCACTGTTTACTGTTTTTGTACTTATTTAATGTCTGTTGTTGCAAATCAGGTCAAGTCCCTGCACCTAAAGAGTACCATGGGCACACCAGTCCGCCTCTACTAAGCGAGTTCTATATTACGACATTTTAGTTTTGGAATGCTTAGAAATGCCATCCCTTTTCTGAGCAGAGCTTATAATTGTTTtctgaaagatgaaattatgtccttggattttatcatttcatttctttcttgttttgaatgctTAGCCTTTAATCCAGACCTGTTATGCTTGATAGATGTGAACCTTTTTTCCCTTGAAATCTTTAGTGTTGTGGGATGTATCTTGGTATTGATTGTCCTGGTCAGGCTTCTTTTTCACGCTGCAGTTTGCTTTGCCAGTGTCTTTAGGGACGATGCTTCTTGTGCTCAATTCAGAAGATAAAAGTGAGGTGATTGAGATAGTgcaagatgttttttaaaataatattttttttaattagtatatatttaaaacaaaaaaatttaaattttttaagaaacactGTTGAATTGTACTATCAAACATCTTTAaaatagatgattttttttatatatataaaaaaaggatcgGTTTATATCTAGAAAACCGTGTCTGTTGCAAAATACAAGTATGTTAGAGCAATTGAGAATGGCCTATCCGATGTGGGCTTCCTAAATGGTGTCCCTCCGCCCATCTCTTGCCCGTAACGAGGGATGGAAGGTGTTTCTCGTCCCATGAGAATCTTAACATCAAAGACGAAGATGCCACAACGACAATGAGGCCTGCAGTCGCAAAGCCAGGGATAAAGGGCTTTCAAGTCCTAAACGTATTTGATTTTCACAAATGagtgtttggtttttaattttgttcaagtAGGtgtccaatctttgtatttcaTTCAAGAAAGTGTCTGAATAGatgtttattaatcaaatattcatGTGTGCCCTATGTGATGACATGAACACTGACACTTAAGTTCATGTTTGGTTATTTTCCATGAACACTGACATGTCTTGCACTCAGAATTGTgccatctttatatatatatatagaccagCCGTCACCCATAAGTTTATTagctttgatattattatatgaaattaaatgCTAATTATTTACTGAAAGAAATATGAGTGTAGATGTTCTGCATCACCTCTCCATATGGATTTCATAGCCTCTATCCTTTGTATTACTATTACTTGCGTGCCTTCCTTCTGTTATGTTATGATCCTATTATCCGTGCCTATACTGTTTTTGGAAttcttattcattttctttcgtTAGTCTGGATGCTATATGCGTTTTCCAGTTAACTACAGCTCCTGTTCAatgttgtaattaattaaatgtctgTATCACGCGCCAACACGTGAGTAGAGTCGCTGCACTTGGGTGGCTATCGACATCAAGAGATGTCCTTTTTTGGTATTGTTTAACTCGTCTAGATATGATCTTCCTTTCAAGACGACACGTGCACTTGGTGACGTGGCCCAATCTTCttatctctttattttctctcttaacTCCTTGATTTTTGTGCAAAGtgaattttcatttgtttttagatgtcaaattattcatcattttttatatatatttttttaattttattttttaacattgaattgattataaattaggtttcataactttttttatttgctttctataaggttatcttgatATAATGATCTAGGTCGcaggtttgacatgttaactcgggCT is part of the Populus trichocarpa isolate Nisqually-1 chromosome 7, P.trichocarpa_v4.1, whole genome shotgun sequence genome and encodes:
- the LOC7473122 gene encoding 60S ribosomal protein L10a-2 isoform X1 encodes the protein MNVLCFVYCSKLSGDTIREAVTTIKTGVNEKPRKFVQTIELQIGLKNYDPQKDKRFSGSVKLPHIPRPKMKVCMLGDAQHVEEATSIGLQWMDVEALKKLNKNKKLVKKLSKQYHAFLASESVIKQIPRLLGPGLNKAGKFPTLVNHQESLESKVNEIKATVKFQLKKVLCMGVAVGNCDMEDKQIFQNVQMSVNFLVSLLKKNWQNVKSLHLKSTMGTPVRLY
- the LOC7473122 gene encoding 60S ribosomal protein L10a-2 isoform X2, producing the protein MSKLSGDTIREAVTTIKTGVNEKPRKFVQTIELQIGLKNYDPQKDKRFSGSVKLPHIPRPKMKVCMLGDAQHVEEATSIGLQWMDVEALKKLNKNKKLVKKLSKQYHAFLASESVIKQIPRLLGPGLNKAGKFPTLVNHQESLESKVNEIKATVKFQLKKVLCMGVAVGNCDMEDKQIFQNVQMSVNFLVSLLKKNWQNVKSLHLKSTMGTPVRLY